The following coding sequences are from one Rhipicephalus microplus isolate Deutch F79 chromosome 3, USDA_Rmic, whole genome shotgun sequence window:
- the LOC119159653 gene encoding uncharacterized protein LOC119159653 — translation MAKAAKAFVDETLNENPVVIFSKSYCPFCKKAKQIFDGLGVSYEAVELDSRKDGTDIQKVLTDMTGASTVPRVFVKKECLGGASDLEDMNRNNKLKPLLKSHGLLK, via the coding sequence ATGGCCAAAGCAGCGAAGGCCTTCGTCGACGAGACCCTGAACGAGAACCCGGTGGTGATATTCTCCAAGAGCTACTGTCCCTTCTGCAAGAAGGCCAAGCAGATCTTCGACGGGCTTGGCGTCTCCTACGAGGCCGTGGAGCTGGACAGCCGCAAGGACGGCACCGACATCCAGAAAGTGCTCACCGACATGACCGGCGCCAGCACGGTGCCCAGGGTGTTCGTCAAGAAGGAGTGCCTCGGAGGTGCCTCCGACCTCGAGGACATGAATCGTAACAACAAGCTCAAGCCGCTGCTCAAGTCACACGGGCTGCTCAAGTAA